The following coding sequences lie in one Rutidosis leptorrhynchoides isolate AG116_Rl617_1_P2 chromosome 6, CSIRO_AGI_Rlap_v1, whole genome shotgun sequence genomic window:
- the LOC139855568 gene encoding protein FAR1-RELATED SEQUENCE 11-like isoform X1, with amino-acid sequence MCCPYQITAQNLTFQFSPQSQYPFLFPSFYMNYGVNNYPLSPINSTTNSSFSQQSIRHNILPVPSNFQEAFVFYESYAKQNGFVVRKDRSEKKNDRILRRDINCHRAGKKRSKSFNVSKHQRTRESIKCGCKAHIRITFKRSFDIFPEEWHITKFVKEHNHELLSPEAMRFLPVNRTITLEDEKQILLFKDAGLNVRQIIRVMELQKQVKHGDLSFLKKDVHNLFAKVSRLHGASDAMDLVDYMKSSKLNNMNFQYVYTLDEKGRLENLFWCHPQSYEWYGKYGDVVVFDTTYKVNAYDMPCALFVGINNYGKTVLFGSALLRNETTDTFRWLMKTFVTTMKKSSKTIITDQDKCMSEAIAIEMPTTKHSYCIWHITSKFSCWFTALLRTEYQNWCSDFYKLYRMTSIEEFEDNWFLTVDKYNLQKNKHVQGLYELRKSWAPAYLRNYFFGGMTSTQRSESINGVIKRFVSSHTSLRDFVKQVDLVVEEMRSRQVHDNMLATLRPTSLKTKSPLEKQAHDVLTPFAFKKFQEELERASQYLIEHSDGNQFIIRYFEQGNHKFHSVFWDGDTALCSCKTFEFWGILCRHIFRALIHKDCFMLSHVYLPRR; translated from the exons TCCACTATCCCCCATTAATTCAACAACCAATTCATCTTTTTCACAACAATCAATTCGTCATAATATTCTTCCAGTTCCTTCAAATTTCCAG GAAGCATTTGTTTTCTATGAGAGCTATGCCAAGCAAAATGGTTTTGTTGTGCGTAAAGATAGATCCGAGAAGAAAAACGATAGGATACTACGACGTGATATTAATTGTCATCGTGCAGGCAAGAAACGATCAAAATCGTTCAATGTTTCCAAACATCAAAGAACACGGGAGTCAATAAAATGTGGGTGCAAGGCTCATATACGCATTACTTTCAAAAGAAGCTTTGATATATTTCCTGAAGAATGGCATATTACAAAGTTCGTGAAGGAGCATAATCATGAGTTATTGTCACCCGAAGCGATGCGTTTTCTTCCCGTCAACCGTACTATCACCTTAGAGGATGAAAAGCAAATTTTATTGTTCAAGGATGCTGGACTTAATGTTCGCCAAATAATTCGAGTCATGGAGCTTCAAAAACAGGTAAAACACGGCGATCTTTCTTTTCTTAAAAAAGATGTTCATAACTTATTTGCCAAAGTGAGTAGATTACATGGAGCTAGTGATGCAATGGACCTTGTTGATTACATGAAATCTTCAAAGTTAAATAATATGAACTTTCAGTATGTATACACATTAGATGAAAAAGGAAGATTAGAAAACTTGTTTTGGTGTCATCCTCAAAGTTATGAATGGTATGGGAAGTACGGTGATGTAGTTGTATTTGATACAACTTACAAAGTTAATGCCTATGACATGCCTTGTGCACTTTTTGTTGGAATCAATAATTATGGCAAAACTGTGTTATTCGGAAGTGCACTTCTTCGGAACGAAACAACTGATAcatttcgatggttgatgaag ACTTTTGTAACTACAATGAAAAAATCATCAAAAACAATCATTACAGATCAAGATAAGTGCATGTCCGAGGCAATTGCGATCGAAATGCCAACTACAAAACATAGCTATTGTATATGGCATATCACTTCCAAATTCAGTTGTTGGTTTACCGCACTTCTTCGTACCGAATATCAAAATTGGTGTAGTGATTTTTATAAACTTTATAGGATGACTTCGATCGAAGAGTTTGAGGACAATTGGTTTTTAACTGTTGACAAGTATAATTTACAGAAAAATAAGCATGTGCAAGGtttgtatgaattaagaaagtcaTGGGCACCCGCTTATCTTCGAAATTATTTTTTTGGAGGAATGACTTCAACTCAAAGGTCGGAGAGCATAAATGGAGTCATTAAAAGATTTGTTTCATCTCATACAAGTTTGAGAGACTTTGTTAAGCAG GTGGATCTTGTTGTGGAAGAAATGAGAAGTAGACAAGTGCATGATAATATGTTAGCTACACTTAGGCCTACTTCATTAAAGACAAAATCGCCATTAGAAAAACAAGCTCACGATGTTCTTACGCCGTTTGCTTTTAAAAAGTTTCAAGAAGAATTAGAAAGAGCAAGTCAATATCTTATCGAACATTCCGATGGCAATCAGTTTATTATAAGATATTTTGAACAAGGCAATCATAAATTTCATAGTGTTTTTTGGGATGGAGATACCGCTTTGTGTAGTTGCAAGACCTTCGAGTTTTGGGGAATCCTTTGCCGCCATATATTCCGGGCACTAATCCATAAGGATTGTTTTATGCTCTCACATGTATACTTGCCTCGACGTTGA
- the LOC139852468 gene encoding glyoxylase I 4-like: MAKQQVVMEGNQDTLFGSSSSSQQLPLLSLNHVSFRCKNVRTSVKFYNDVLGFVLIRRPSSFDFEGAWLFNHGIGIHLLEVDTTPSKRGVINPKDNHISFECTNMDLVINKLEELDVKYVTAMVMEGGVEVNQLFFHDPDGNMIEICNCHVLPVLPLTSSCPIKKLNPASRNSQIESSYDISKSYSCGEDHEALMMENLLIDMMGISF, encoded by the exons ATGGCCAAACAACAAGTTGTTATGGAGGGTAACCAAGATACATTGtttggttcatcatcttcatctcaaCAATTGCCTCTTTTATCTTTAAATCATGTCTCGTTTCGATGCAAAAACGTTCGTACATCTGTTAAGTTTTACAACGATGTTCTTGGATTCGTTCTAATTAGACGTCCTTCCTCGTTTGATTTCGAAGGCGCTTG GTTGTTCAACCATGGGATTGGAATACATTTGTTAGAAGTGGACACAACACCATCTAAAAGAGGAGTGATTAATCCAAAAGACAACCATATTTCGTTTGAATGCACAAATATGGATCTCGTAATCAATAAACTCGAGGAATTAGACGTTAAGTATGTGACCGCAATGGTGATGGAAGGTGGTGTAGAGGTGAACCAGTTGTTCTTTCATGATCCAGACGGTAACATGATCGAAATATGCAATTGTCATGTCCTTCCTGTACTTCCCCTAACTTCATCATGCCCCATCAAGAAACTCAATCCGGCTTCACGAAACAGCCAAATCGAATCTTCCTATG ATATTTCCAAGAGTTACTCTTGTGGTGAAGATCATGAAGCATTGATGATGGAGAATTTGTTAATAGACATGATGGGTATTTCATTTTAA
- the LOC139855568 gene encoding protein FAR1-RELATED SEQUENCE 11-like isoform X2: MCCPYQITAQNLTFQFSPQSQYPFLFPSFYMNYGVNNYPLSPINSTTNSSFSQQSIRHNILPVPSNFQEAFVFYESYAKQNGFVVRKDRSEKKNDRILRRDINCHRAGKKRSKSFNVSKHQRTRESIKCGCKAHIRITFKRSFDIFPEEWHITKFVKEHNHELLSPEAMRFLPVNRTITLEDEKQILLFKDAGLNVRQIIRVMELQKQYVYTLDEKGRLENLFWCHPQSYEWYGKYGDVVVFDTTYKVNAYDMPCALFVGINNYGKTVLFGSALLRNETTDTFRWLMKTFVTTMKKSSKTIITDQDKCMSEAIAIEMPTTKHSYCIWHITSKFSCWFTALLRTEYQNWCSDFYKLYRMTSIEEFEDNWFLTVDKYNLQKNKHVQGLYELRKSWAPAYLRNYFFGGMTSTQRSESINGVIKRFVSSHTSLRDFVKQVDLVVEEMRSRQVHDNMLATLRPTSLKTKSPLEKQAHDVLTPFAFKKFQEELERASQYLIEHSDGNQFIIRYFEQGNHKFHSVFWDGDTALCSCKTFEFWGILCRHIFRALIHKDCFMLSHVYLPRR; the protein is encoded by the exons TCCACTATCCCCCATTAATTCAACAACCAATTCATCTTTTTCACAACAATCAATTCGTCATAATATTCTTCCAGTTCCTTCAAATTTCCAG GAAGCATTTGTTTTCTATGAGAGCTATGCCAAGCAAAATGGTTTTGTTGTGCGTAAAGATAGATCCGAGAAGAAAAACGATAGGATACTACGACGTGATATTAATTGTCATCGTGCAGGCAAGAAACGATCAAAATCGTTCAATGTTTCCAAACATCAAAGAACACGGGAGTCAATAAAATGTGGGTGCAAGGCTCATATACGCATTACTTTCAAAAGAAGCTTTGATATATTTCCTGAAGAATGGCATATTACAAAGTTCGTGAAGGAGCATAATCATGAGTTATTGTCACCCGAAGCGATGCGTTTTCTTCCCGTCAACCGTACTATCACCTTAGAGGATGAAAAGCAAATTTTATTGTTCAAGGATGCTGGACTTAATGTTCGCCAAATAATTCGAGTCATGGAGCTTCAAAAACAG TATGTATACACATTAGATGAAAAAGGAAGATTAGAAAACTTGTTTTGGTGTCATCCTCAAAGTTATGAATGGTATGGGAAGTACGGTGATGTAGTTGTATTTGATACAACTTACAAAGTTAATGCCTATGACATGCCTTGTGCACTTTTTGTTGGAATCAATAATTATGGCAAAACTGTGTTATTCGGAAGTGCACTTCTTCGGAACGAAACAACTGATAcatttcgatggttgatgaag ACTTTTGTAACTACAATGAAAAAATCATCAAAAACAATCATTACAGATCAAGATAAGTGCATGTCCGAGGCAATTGCGATCGAAATGCCAACTACAAAACATAGCTATTGTATATGGCATATCACTTCCAAATTCAGTTGTTGGTTTACCGCACTTCTTCGTACCGAATATCAAAATTGGTGTAGTGATTTTTATAAACTTTATAGGATGACTTCGATCGAAGAGTTTGAGGACAATTGGTTTTTAACTGTTGACAAGTATAATTTACAGAAAAATAAGCATGTGCAAGGtttgtatgaattaagaaagtcaTGGGCACCCGCTTATCTTCGAAATTATTTTTTTGGAGGAATGACTTCAACTCAAAGGTCGGAGAGCATAAATGGAGTCATTAAAAGATTTGTTTCATCTCATACAAGTTTGAGAGACTTTGTTAAGCAG GTGGATCTTGTTGTGGAAGAAATGAGAAGTAGACAAGTGCATGATAATATGTTAGCTACACTTAGGCCTACTTCATTAAAGACAAAATCGCCATTAGAAAAACAAGCTCACGATGTTCTTACGCCGTTTGCTTTTAAAAAGTTTCAAGAAGAATTAGAAAGAGCAAGTCAATATCTTATCGAACATTCCGATGGCAATCAGTTTATTATAAGATATTTTGAACAAGGCAATCATAAATTTCATAGTGTTTTTTGGGATGGAGATACCGCTTTGTGTAGTTGCAAGACCTTCGAGTTTTGGGGAATCCTTTGCCGCCATATATTCCGGGCACTAATCCATAAGGATTGTTTTATGCTCTCACATGTATACTTGCCTCGACGTTGA